Proteins from a single region of Pseudopedobacter saltans DSM 12145:
- a CDS encoding four helix bundle protein has product MAFKFESLKVWQQAIDLAVSVDLATKDFPKEELYVLASQLKRAADSVSLNIAEGSTGQSNAEFSRFLTYSIRSNIEVVGCLHLAIKRSIMHQDTFDAIYKQCEGIHFMLIALKKSLK; this is encoded by the coding sequence ATGGCATTTAAGTTTGAAAGTTTAAAGGTCTGGCAACAAGCAATTGATTTAGCTGTATCGGTGGACTTAGCTACTAAAGATTTTCCTAAAGAAGAACTTTATGTATTGGCATCTCAATTGAAACGCGCAGCAGATTCCGTTTCTCTCAATATTGCGGAAGGGAGTACTGGTCAATCGAATGCAGAGTTTTCCAGATTTCTTACTTATTCCATTCGATCAAATATAGAAGTAGTAGGATGCTTACATTTAGCAATAAAAAGGAGTATAATGCATCAAGATACATTTGATGCTATTTATAAGCAATGCGAGGGAATACATTTTATGTTAATCGCATTAAAAAAATCATTAAAATAA
- a CDS encoding carbon-nitrogen hydrolase translates to MGKNVKVGLVQNTCTANKAENLQKAIESIRVAASKGAQIICLQELFTSLYFCDVEDYANFDLAESIPGPSTDALSAVAKELGVVIIASLFEKRAQGLYHNTTAILDADGSYLGKYRKMHIPDDPAFYEKFYFTPGDLGYKVFQTKFAKIGVLICWDQWYPEASRITALMGAEILFYPTAIGWATDQDEETNKDQYNAWQTIQRSHAVANGVPVVSVNRVGFEQDGAMKFWGGSFATNAQGKLLYLASHDNEEIKVVDLDLSESDFFRKHWPFLRDRRIDSYQPITKRFIDEE, encoded by the coding sequence ATGGGGAAAAATGTTAAGGTAGGCCTGGTACAAAACACTTGTACGGCTAACAAAGCAGAGAATTTGCAGAAAGCTATTGAAAGCATTAGAGTTGCCGCTTCGAAAGGTGCACAAATTATATGTTTGCAAGAACTTTTTACATCATTATATTTCTGTGATGTGGAAGATTACGCAAATTTCGATTTAGCAGAATCCATCCCGGGTCCATCTACCGATGCATTAAGTGCTGTCGCTAAGGAATTAGGAGTAGTAATTATTGCTTCTCTTTTCGAGAAGAGAGCGCAAGGTCTATATCACAATACTACAGCGATATTAGATGCAGATGGAAGCTATCTGGGGAAATATAGAAAAATGCATATTCCTGACGATCCTGCTTTCTACGAGAAATTCTATTTTACACCCGGAGATTTAGGTTATAAAGTTTTCCAAACCAAATTCGCGAAAATAGGCGTATTAATCTGTTGGGACCAATGGTATCCTGAGGCTTCCCGTATCACCGCTTTAATGGGGGCCGAGATTTTATTTTATCCAACGGCAATAGGTTGGGCCACAGATCAGGATGAGGAAACTAATAAGGATCAATATAATGCATGGCAGACTATTCAACGTTCGCATGCGGTTGCTAATGGCGTTCCAGTAGTAAGTGTAAACCGCGTAGGCTTTGAACAAGACGGTGCAATGAAGTTCTGGGGAGGTAGTTTTGCAACAAATGCTCAAGGAAAATTATTATACTTAGCTTCTCATGATAATGAAGAAATTAAAGTTGTAGATTTAGATCTGTCAGAATCTGATTTTTTCCGTAAACACTGGCCTTTCTTAAGGGATCGCCGTATAGATTCTTATCAGCCTATTACGAAGAGATTTATTGATGAAGAATAA
- a CDS encoding sodium-translocating pyrophosphatase, with translation MDFLQNNLIYIIPVLGLIGILVMVSKTIWINKQPTGDDNMNRLAGYIADGAMAFLKAEWKILSYFAIIAAIILAYSGTLVGTSSPLIAISFIIGAITSAFAGYIGMNIATKSNVRTTQAARSSLAKALQVSFTGGSVMGLGVAGLAILGLGSLFIVFYVLFVTSQGASVNGKEMETALEVLAGFSLGAESIALFARVGGGIYTKAADVGADLVGKVEAGIPEDDVRNPATIADNVGDNVGDVAGMGADLFGSYVATILATMVLGREIVSLDNFGGIAPILLPMLIAGLGLLFSIIGTLFVKIKNETDSVQAALNLGNWSSIILTAIASFFAVKWLLPQSMSIRGYDFTSTDVFLSIIVGLIVGALMSIITEYYTSIGKRPVQSIIRQSSTGHATNVIGGLAVGMESTMLPMIVLAGGIYGSYHFAGLYGVSIAAAGMMATTAMQLAIDAFGPIADNAGGIAEMSQLPDEVRGRTDNLDAVGNTTAATGKGFAIASAALTSLALFAAFVGVAGIDRIDIYKADVLAGLFVGGMIPFIFSSLCISAVGRAAMDMVNEVRRQFREIPGIMEYKARPEYEKCVAISTQASIREMMLPGAIALITPVVVGFIFGPEVLGGLLAGVTVSGVLMGMFQSNAGGAWDNAKKSFEKGVVIDGETHYKKSEPHKASVTGDTVGDPFKDTSGPSMNILIKLMSIVSLIIAPHIAVTDHKLAKHVDEPLVKTEIRLNYNNSSVKENK, from the coding sequence ATGGACTTCTTACAAAACAATTTAATCTACATCATCCCTGTTCTAGGACTAATAGGTATCCTTGTTATGGTATCCAAAACTATCTGGATTAACAAACAACCAACTGGAGACGATAACATGAACAGGCTCGCCGGCTATATTGCCGATGGCGCTATGGCATTTTTAAAAGCGGAATGGAAAATATTATCCTACTTTGCAATTATTGCCGCTATTATCCTGGCTTATTCCGGTACGCTGGTAGGTACCTCCAGTCCCCTTATTGCTATTTCCTTTATCATAGGGGCAATAACATCTGCTTTTGCAGGATATATTGGAATGAATATAGCCACGAAATCCAATGTAAGGACAACACAAGCCGCTCGTTCAAGTCTGGCTAAAGCTTTACAGGTATCCTTTACTGGTGGTAGCGTAATGGGATTAGGAGTCGCCGGATTAGCTATTTTAGGGCTAGGATCGCTTTTTATTGTATTTTATGTTCTGTTTGTTACCAGTCAGGGTGCCAGTGTAAACGGAAAAGAAATGGAAACCGCACTGGAAGTATTAGCCGGTTTCTCCTTAGGCGCCGAATCTATTGCCTTATTTGCTCGTGTTGGCGGTGGTATCTACACGAAAGCCGCAGATGTCGGGGCTGATTTGGTTGGAAAAGTAGAAGCTGGTATTCCGGAAGATGACGTAAGAAATCCAGCGACTATAGCTGATAATGTTGGTGACAATGTAGGAGACGTTGCCGGCATGGGTGCCGATTTATTTGGCTCTTATGTTGCAACAATTCTTGCTACAATGGTTCTGGGTCGCGAAATTGTTTCCCTTGATAATTTTGGAGGTATCGCTCCGATTTTATTACCAATGTTAATTGCAGGTTTGGGATTATTATTCTCCATAATAGGTACGCTATTCGTAAAAATCAAAAATGAAACCGACAGTGTTCAGGCTGCACTTAACCTCGGAAACTGGTCGTCTATTATTTTAACTGCTATCGCTTCATTCTTTGCCGTAAAATGGTTATTACCTCAGTCTATGTCTATTAGAGGTTACGATTTTACATCCACTGACGTTTTCTTATCGATAATTGTCGGATTAATTGTTGGTGCTTTAATGAGTATAATCACAGAATATTATACTTCGATAGGAAAAAGACCTGTTCAGTCTATTATCAGACAATCCTCTACCGGACATGCAACAAATGTTATTGGGGGTTTAGCTGTTGGAATGGAGTCAACTATGCTTCCGATGATTGTTCTTGCAGGAGGGATTTACGGATCCTATCATTTTGCCGGTCTTTATGGAGTTTCTATTGCTGCAGCGGGAATGATGGCTACCACCGCAATGCAATTGGCTATAGATGCATTTGGTCCAATAGCAGATAACGCCGGCGGTATTGCTGAAATGAGTCAGCTTCCGGATGAAGTTCGTGGAAGAACAGATAATTTGGATGCTGTTGGCAATACAACTGCCGCTACGGGAAAAGGATTTGCTATTGCATCTGCAGCCTTAACCTCACTGGCTCTTTTTGCTGCTTTTGTAGGCGTTGCAGGGATAGACAGAATTGATATTTATAAAGCCGACGTTTTGGCCGGCTTATTTGTTGGTGGAATGATTCCATTCATATTTTCATCTCTATGTATTTCTGCTGTGGGAAGAGCCGCTATGGATATGGTCAATGAAGTCAGACGTCAATTTAGGGAGATTCCCGGTATTATGGAATATAAAGCCAGACCTGAGTACGAAAAATGCGTTGCCATTTCAACACAAGCATCTATTAGAGAAATGATGTTACCTGGAGCTATTGCTTTAATTACACCTGTGGTTGTAGGGTTTATATTTGGCCCCGAAGTTTTAGGAGGTCTTTTAGCAGGAGTTACAGTATCCGGTGTGCTAATGGGAATGTTCCAATCAAACGCTGGCGGAGCCTGGGATAACGCTAAAAAATCATTTGAAAAAGGGGTTGTTATTGATGGAGAAACACATTATAAAAAATCAGAGCCTCACAAGGCTTCTGTAACAGGAGATACAGTTGGCGATCCTTTTAAAGACACTTCTGGTCCCTCAATGAATATTTTGATTAAATTAATGTCTATTGTATCATTGATTATCGCTCCGCATATTGCTGTTACAGACCATAAATTGGCAAAGCATGTTGACGAACCCCTAGTAAAAACAGAAATACGTTTAAATTATAACAATTCATCTGTTAAGGAGAACAAATAA
- a CDS encoding dicarboxylate/amino acid:cation symporter, whose translation MHSIDTPSPKKPKKFYQILYVQVLIAIAIGISLGYFYPETGEMMKPFGDGFIHLVKMIIAPVIFITVSMGIAGMNDLKSVGRVAGKSFAYFLTFSTLALIVGLFVSNIVQPGKGLNIDPTTLDKNQVTHFISEAEHSSLLSFVMNVIPKTLISPLSGDNILQVLFAAILFGVGLARTSEKSKPVIDFFQALSYPVFKIVELLMKLAPLGAFGAMAFTIGKYGISAVVNLAYLVLTFYFTSILFVVLILGAVARYNGFSIFKLLNYIKDELLLVLGTSSSEAALPSLMQKMENVGCSKSVVGLVIPTGYSFNLDGTNIYMTMAALFIAQACNIELNIQQQVVLLLVAMLSSKGAAGVTGAGFITLAATLAVVPEVPIAGMTLILGVDRFMSECRALTNLAGNAVATVVVAKWEGQLDKEKLDESLNRR comes from the coding sequence ATGCACTCAATAGATACGCCAAGCCCTAAAAAACCCAAAAAATTTTATCAAATTCTTTATGTACAAGTATTAATAGCGATTGCCATTGGTATTTCATTAGGGTATTTTTATCCGGAAACAGGTGAAATGATGAAGCCCTTTGGTGATGGATTCATTCATCTTGTCAAGATGATTATTGCTCCTGTAATATTTATCACGGTATCGATGGGAATAGCAGGAATGAACGATTTGAAAAGTGTGGGCAGAGTTGCGGGCAAATCTTTCGCTTATTTTCTTACTTTCTCTACACTGGCCTTAATCGTTGGTCTCTTCGTCAGTAACATTGTACAACCTGGAAAAGGTTTAAATATAGATCCTACTACACTTGATAAAAATCAGGTTACCCATTTTATTTCTGAAGCAGAACACTCTTCTCTTTTGAGTTTTGTTATGAATGTTATTCCGAAAACACTCATAAGTCCCTTAAGCGGTGACAATATTCTTCAGGTATTATTTGCTGCAATACTATTTGGAGTTGGATTGGCCCGAACGTCAGAAAAAAGTAAACCTGTTATTGATTTTTTTCAGGCCCTGTCTTATCCAGTATTTAAAATAGTCGAGCTACTAATGAAGTTGGCTCCTCTGGGTGCTTTTGGTGCAATGGCTTTTACCATTGGAAAATACGGTATAAGTGCAGTAGTTAACCTTGCCTATCTTGTTCTTACTTTTTACTTCACTTCGATATTATTTGTTGTTTTGATATTGGGGGCTGTAGCCAGGTACAACGGTTTCAGCATATTCAAATTACTAAACTATATCAAAGACGAGCTACTATTAGTTTTAGGTACCAGTTCTTCCGAAGCGGCATTACCTTCGTTAATGCAAAAAATGGAAAATGTAGGTTGTTCTAAAAGTGTGGTGGGATTGGTAATTCCTACCGGATACTCATTTAATCTTGACGGAACAAATATCTATATGACCATGGCAGCCTTATTTATTGCTCAGGCTTGTAATATAGAACTTAACATTCAGCAGCAAGTCGTTCTTTTATTGGTAGCTATGCTGAGCTCCAAAGGAGCAGCGGGTGTTACTGGTGCCGGATTCATAACTCTTGCTGCTACTTTGGCTGTAGTGCCAGAAGTTCCGATAGCAGGTATGACACTTATTCTTGGAGTAGATCGATTTATGTCTGAATGTCGGGCATTAACAAATTTAGCAGGAAATGCAGTGGCTACTGTTGTTGTGGCTAAATGGGAAGGACAGTTAGATAAAGAGAAGTTAGACGAGTCATTAAATAGGAGATAA
- a CDS encoding pseudouridine synthase: MLEIIYRDEHIVAVNKPHGLLVHQSPIARDAEEFALQILRDQIGQTVWPCHRLDRKTGGLLLFALDKETEINLQTQFQNGLVQKKYLAIVRGHTMERMTIDYPIAKDDGKLQDAVTHFRTLSLTEIDLPFGKHATSRYALIEAIPETGRMHQLRRHFAHILHPIIGDRPHGCNKQNKLFKEKWQMDTMMLHASELSFEHPFTKKKIHLQAIPQSEFSRTLQLLKFEIP; this comes from the coding sequence ATGCTAGAAATCATATATCGGGACGAACATATTGTTGCTGTAAATAAACCTCACGGATTATTAGTTCATCAATCTCCTATAGCGCGCGACGCCGAAGAATTCGCATTACAGATTTTACGAGATCAGATTGGACAAACAGTATGGCCTTGTCATAGGCTGGACAGAAAAACCGGAGGTTTACTTTTATTTGCTTTAGATAAAGAAACGGAAATAAATCTTCAGACTCAGTTTCAAAATGGCTTAGTCCAGAAAAAATATCTTGCGATCGTTAGAGGCCATACTATGGAAAGGATGACCATAGATTATCCTATAGCCAAAGACGATGGCAAATTACAAGATGCAGTAACTCATTTCAGAACATTATCCTTGACAGAAATCGACCTGCCTTTTGGAAAACATGCTACTTCCCGTTACGCTCTTATAGAAGCAATACCCGAAACGGGGAGAATGCACCAACTAAGACGTCATTTTGCCCACATCCTTCATCCTATTATCGGCGATCGTCCTCATGGCTGTAATAAACAAAATAAACTCTTCAAAGAAAAATGGCAAATGGATACTATGATGCTTCATGCATCTGAACTTAGCTTTGAACATCCTTTCACAAAAAAGAAAATTCATTTGCAAGCTATACCCCAGTCAGAATTTTCAAGAACACTACAGCTACTCAAATTCGAAATCCCATAA
- a CDS encoding amino acid permease, whose amino-acid sequence MFYKKSIDQLRAECSGEGELKRTLSAANLISLGIGAIIGAGIFTLTGTAAALHAGPAVVLSFLLAGLACALAGLCYSEFASMIPVAGSAYTYAYATMGEFVAWIIGWDLILEYLFAASTVSVSWSGYVVSFLKDFGIQIPPHIAQSPFNYDSSTGVFTATGAIINLPAMFIVALVTVLLTIGIKESTKFNNIIVVVKLLVIFLFIGFGISYIKPENLTPFIPENTGPGAFGFDGILRGAGIIFFAYIGFDAVSTAAQETKNPQKDMPKGILGSLFLCTIIYVLVGWVMTGMVHYSNLDVPDPVAVAVNSAGEDLFWLRFPIKIGAIAGLSSVVLVMLMGQPRVFYSMSKDGLLPSSFAKVHPKFKTPYVTTIITGFVAMIIGGLAPINLLGELVSIGTLLAFAIVCGGILVLRYTHPEIPRTFKTPLFPYIPILGILVCLYLMYGLPWHTWERLIIWMAIGIIIYFFYSRKHSKIRNSITNK is encoded by the coding sequence ATGTTTTATAAAAAATCAATCGATCAGTTAAGAGCCGAATGCAGCGGTGAGGGGGAATTAAAAAGGACCCTTTCCGCAGCCAACCTTATTTCCTTAGGAATCGGAGCCATTATTGGAGCCGGAATATTTACATTAACCGGAACAGCCGCGGCTTTACATGCTGGACCAGCAGTAGTATTATCATTTTTACTGGCCGGACTTGCCTGTGCGCTCGCCGGACTCTGTTATTCGGAATTTGCATCAATGATTCCAGTTGCAGGTTCAGCCTATACGTACGCATATGCAACAATGGGTGAATTTGTCGCATGGATTATTGGCTGGGACTTAATATTAGAGTATTTGTTTGCCGCATCAACCGTTTCTGTAAGCTGGTCCGGATATGTTGTCAGCTTTCTCAAAGACTTCGGGATACAAATCCCTCCTCACATTGCTCAATCCCCTTTCAATTATGACTCTTCAACAGGTGTATTCACCGCGACCGGGGCAATAATAAATTTACCAGCAATGTTCATTGTGGCTCTTGTGACCGTTTTGCTTACTATCGGTATAAAAGAATCCACTAAATTTAATAACATCATCGTTGTCGTTAAGCTACTCGTTATTTTCCTTTTCATTGGATTTGGTATTTCTTACATCAAGCCCGAGAATCTTACTCCGTTTATTCCAGAAAATACGGGTCCCGGTGCCTTTGGATTCGACGGAATTTTGCGTGGAGCAGGTATTATTTTCTTTGCTTATATTGGATTTGATGCTGTTTCCACAGCAGCTCAGGAAACTAAAAATCCACAAAAAGATATGCCCAAAGGTATTTTAGGTTCTCTCTTTCTATGTACAATAATATATGTACTGGTTGGATGGGTTATGACAGGGATGGTACATTATAGTAATTTAGATGTCCCAGATCCGGTTGCAGTAGCTGTCAATTCTGCTGGAGAAGATTTATTTTGGTTGAGATTTCCTATTAAGATTGGCGCAATAGCAGGATTGAGTTCTGTTGTTCTTGTAATGTTAATGGGTCAACCCCGGGTTTTTTATTCTATGTCTAAGGACGGATTGCTACCAAGCTCTTTTGCTAAAGTGCATCCAAAATTTAAGACTCCTTATGTAACTACTATTATTACCGGTTTTGTAGCAATGATTATTGGAGGATTAGCTCCAATAAATCTTCTTGGAGAACTTGTTTCTATAGGAACATTACTAGCCTTTGCTATTGTTTGCGGTGGTATATTGGTACTACGTTACACCCATCCGGAAATACCCAGAACATTCAAAACACCATTATTCCCATATATCCCTATTTTAGGTATCTTGGTTTGTCTTTATCTCATGTACGGACTACCTTGGCATACCTGGGAGCGTTTAATCATCTGGATGGCAATAGGTATAATTATTTATTTTTTCTATAGCAGAAAACATTCTAAAATAAGAAATAGTATAACCAATAAATAA
- a CDS encoding MarC family protein gives MAGFFNFNEILSVTMILFAIIDILGSIPVIIELRKKAGHIQSEKASIVSLVIMISFLFVGEEMLKIIGLDISSFAIAGSLVIFFIAMEMVLGINFFKEDIPETVSIVPLAFPLIAGAGSLTTLLSLRAEYQLQNIMIGIIVNMLFVYTVLKNTEKLERMLGVVGLQVLRKAFGVILLAIAIKLFRSNTGL, from the coding sequence ATGGCTGGATTTTTCAACTTTAATGAGATTTTATCCGTTACGATGATTCTATTTGCCATAATAGATATTCTCGGATCAATACCCGTAATTATCGAGTTAAGGAAAAAAGCCGGGCATATTCAATCCGAAAAAGCCAGCATAGTTTCACTTGTTATTATGATTTCCTTTCTTTTTGTAGGGGAAGAAATGCTAAAGATAATTGGGTTGGATATCTCGTCATTTGCAATAGCAGGGTCTCTGGTGATATTTTTTATAGCCATGGAAATGGTGTTAGGCATTAATTTTTTTAAAGAAGATATCCCTGAAACTGTCTCTATTGTTCCACTGGCTTTTCCTTTGATTGCAGGAGCGGGCTCGCTAACTACTCTCCTTTCTCTGCGGGCAGAATATCAACTGCAAAACATCATGATTGGCATTATCGTAAATATGCTATTCGTTTATACTGTATTAAAAAATACAGAAAAACTGGAACGTATGCTAGGTGTAGTAGGTTTACAGGTTCTAAGAAAAGCATTTGGAGTAATTCTTTTAGCTATAGCTATAAAACTGTTTAGAAGTAATACCGGACTGTAG
- a CDS encoding RsmB/NOP family class I SAM-dependent RNA methyltransferase encodes MKAFHQLSTVQNILASYKEDQPLHRFLTQFYKRNKQMGSRDRKISSQLIYNYYRMGKALEQLPLQDRLVVAEFLCNQEKSTYLDYYKPEWVKYLSSPISEKIDKVKESYPTFSMNDVFPFSEHLSTEVNKGEFIESQFVQPDLFVRVKRSATADFEFRLRQQEVSYKKLSEITYAFKNGAKLDQIILDKGSFEVQDLSSQKVGDVFKPQRWDKWWDCCAASGGKSLMLLDEQPDIKLLVSDIRESILENLKERFIEAGIKGFQAKVLDLTQNPAVFLHDYEFDGIILDAPCSGSGTWGRTPEMIAQFSKSKISFFRDLQRKIASNVIPFLKQGKPLIYITCSVFKEENEEQTDWLCKQFGLTLESQQIIKGYKDKADSMFVARLLKV; translated from the coding sequence ATGAAAGCATTTCATCAACTATCCACAGTTCAAAATATATTGGCTTCTTATAAAGAAGATCAGCCATTGCATCGTTTCCTTACTCAGTTTTATAAGAGGAATAAGCAAATGGGGTCCAGGGACAGAAAGATTAGCAGCCAGTTGATTTATAACTATTATCGCATGGGAAAGGCTCTAGAACAGTTGCCTTTGCAGGATAGGTTGGTGGTAGCGGAGTTTTTATGTAATCAGGAGAAAAGCACTTATCTGGATTATTATAAACCGGAATGGGTGAAGTATCTCAGCAGTCCTATTTCAGAAAAGATAGACAAGGTGAAAGAAAGCTACCCGACATTTTCTATGAATGATGTATTCCCATTTTCTGAACATCTATCTACTGAAGTGAATAAAGGTGAATTCATAGAAAGTCAGTTTGTTCAACCAGATCTTTTTGTCAGGGTAAAACGGTCTGCAACAGCAGACTTTGAATTTAGGCTGAGACAACAGGAAGTGTCTTACAAGAAGCTTTCAGAAATAACCTATGCTTTCAAAAATGGCGCAAAGCTGGATCAAATAATCTTAGATAAAGGTAGTTTTGAAGTACAGGATTTATCTTCTCAGAAGGTAGGTGACGTATTTAAGCCTCAAAGATGGGATAAATGGTGGGATTGCTGTGCCGCTTCGGGGGGGAAGTCCCTGATGTTATTGGATGAACAGCCAGATATTAAGTTGCTGGTTAGTGACATAAGGGAGTCTATTTTAGAAAACCTTAAGGAACGTTTTATTGAGGCTGGCATTAAAGGATTCCAGGCAAAAGTACTTGACTTAACTCAAAACCCGGCTGTCTTTCTTCATGATTACGAATTTGACGGAATTATTTTAGATGCACCATGTAGTGGTTCTGGTACCTGGGGCAGAACACCGGAGATGATTGCGCAGTTCAGCAAATCGAAAATATCGTTTTTTCGGGATTTACAGCGAAAAATCGCATCGAATGTGATTCCTTTTCTTAAACAGGGGAAGCCATTAATCTATATCACGTGTTCAGTTTTTAAGGAAGAAAACGAAGAACAGACAGATTGGTTATGCAAACAGTTTGGCTTGACTTTAGAATCTCAACAAATTATTAAGGGATATAAGGATAAAGCGGATTCGATGTTTGTTGCCAGGTTGTTGAAAGTATAG
- a CDS encoding ABC transporter substrate-binding protein, which translates to MTSVRNRQQQLSGNRKHILFLLVLFLAACSPKTRPTTNLPSGSGQEKKENKQTEVVKEKKAEKPEMVVSLLLPFELDVINYRIAKKQDLSKAELAIDFYQGYKMALDSIAKTYGGKFKFQVYDSKDNITSLSNLANKAGIKNSDLIVGPVFPNGIKTFSEYSKSMQKLMVSPLAATSADSFNNPYLISINNSIEQHVTKAVDFIKSNLKPKKIVLIRSGQEGEYKYAVPFKKEVSELSKLIPLSEIGIKAVGYENVFKSLTPTGLNVIVLPSTDRNFLLSITKELSKLTANFQIAVIGHPEWEKLTFLDGHIMQNINAYITSSSKIDYKSSAVDHFVKSYRAKFQLEPGEFAFKGFDIGFFFGGLMAEKGKDYGDFLTKEVYKGLHNNIHLVRDLKFGYSNKELLVLKYQDFQLKRVY; encoded by the coding sequence ATGACATCAGTTCGAAACCGCCAGCAACAATTGAGTGGGAATAGAAAACACATATTATTTTTATTAGTCTTGTTTTTGGCAGCATGTTCGCCAAAAACAAGACCTACTACAAATCTACCATCAGGCTCCGGTCAGGAGAAAAAAGAAAATAAGCAAACCGAAGTAGTAAAGGAGAAGAAAGCAGAGAAACCAGAAATGGTTGTTTCTTTACTGCTGCCTTTCGAACTGGATGTTATTAACTACCGTATTGCGAAAAAGCAGGATTTAAGTAAGGCTGAGTTAGCCATTGATTTTTATCAGGGTTACAAAATGGCCTTGGATTCTATAGCAAAAACTTACGGAGGTAAATTCAAATTTCAGGTTTACGATTCTAAAGATAATATTACATCTCTTAGTAATTTAGCCAATAAAGCAGGAATTAAAAACTCTGATCTGATTGTTGGTCCTGTTTTCCCTAATGGTATTAAGACTTTTTCAGAATATAGTAAATCAATGCAGAAACTAATGGTTTCGCCCTTGGCAGCAACCTCTGCTGATAGCTTTAATAATCCTTACCTCATCAGTATAAATAATTCTATTGAGCAGCATGTTACTAAAGCGGTAGACTTTATCAAAAGTAATTTGAAGCCTAAGAAAATAGTTCTGATCAGAAGCGGGCAAGAGGGAGAATATAAATATGCAGTCCCTTTTAAAAAGGAAGTTTCAGAACTGTCAAAACTGATTCCTTTATCGGAAATTGGTATAAAAGCTGTTGGTTACGAAAATGTGTTTAAAAGCCTAACTCCAACGGGGCTAAATGTGATTGTATTACCTTCTACAGATAGGAATTTCTTATTGTCGATAACAAAGGAACTAAGTAAACTGACAGCTAATTTCCAGATTGCGGTAATTGGACATCCCGAGTGGGAGAAACTGACTTTTTTGGATGGTCATATCATGCAAAATATTAATGCTTATATTACTTCTTCGTCCAAAATTGATTATAAGTCATCGGCTGTAGATCATTTTGTTAAATCCTATAGAGCGAAATTTCAATTGGAGCCGGGGGAATTTGCTTTTAAAGGTTTTGATATCGGCTTTTTCTTTGGCGGGCTAATGGCCGAAAAAGGAAAAGATTACGGAGATTTCTTAACGAAGGAAGTATACAAAGGCTTACATAACAATATTCACCTGGTGAGAGATCTTAAGTTCGGATATTCAAATAAGGAACTTCTGGTTTTGAAGTATCAGGATTTTCAGTTAAAACGGGTTTATTAA